The following are encoded together in the Conger conger chromosome 11, fConCon1.1, whole genome shotgun sequence genome:
- the LOC133141306 gene encoding beta-1,4-galactosyltransferase galt-1-like isoform X1 produces the protein MSTESQTGSTFLILPRYLPIPGLKDISWFYMEKKMLLKWQLCITVIFVLTNAMWMNRKNFSLSLYVHDDTIIHNDDSPIHSSQTTITPIKNAKQTTVTPVKNSKQKTITPVKNSKHLMVSAFKDHRVKGATRIISILNRDHLQPLFCIFCCGNNYSTQAEIDMHSDNLGFSYGTTDVLCKNKPNCDATHVTLSLLPDKVDSNIDFLPIQNQKWQEEAFPYEFTVCISNLFASYNNVLQFVQAMEVYRLLGIQRVVIYNTSCGPDLEKVLHYYSEEGMLEIVQWPIDQFLNHSKGWNFKKHGGDMQYYGQLTTLNECIYRNMYRSRYVLLNDIDEIIMPYQHANLHLLLEDLQHQQPNVAVFLIENHIFPKSQFDESGRFNRTEWKKVPGINILEHVYREPDRKHVFNPTKILANPRQVVQTSVHSVLKNYGGTYRVPPDVCRIVHVRGPLQGSLTKEQLFVDKKLWEFEKALLPNVDNVLKKSGIFNRSVYRVLFLFSVNVKF, from the coding sequence GTTTGAAAGACATCAGCTGGTTCtacatggagaaaaaaatgttattgaaaTGGCAATTATGCATTACAGTCATCTTTGTATTAACGAATGCCATGTGGATGAATCGTAAGAATTTCAGCTTAAGCCTTTATGTACATGATGACACAATTATCCATAATGATGACAGTCCAATACACTCAAGCCAGACAACTATAACCCCAATTAAGAACGCAAAACAGACAACTGTAACCCCAGTTAAGAACTCAAAACAGAAAACTATAACCCCAGTTAAGAACTCAAAACATTTAATGGTTTCTGCCTTCAAAGACCACAGGGTAAAGGGAGCAACTCGGATCATTAGCATCTTAAACAGAGACCACCTGCAGCCactgttttgtattttctgttgtGGAAACAATTATTCCACTCAAGCAGAAATAGATATGCACAGTGACAATTTAGGATTTTCATATGGGACTACTGATGTGCTGtgtaaaaataaaccaaactgCGATGCCACACatgtcacactctctctcctgccagACAAGGTGGACAGCAACATAGACTTCCTACCAATACAGAACCAGAAATGGCAAGAGGAAGCCTTCCCATATGAATTTACAGTTTGCATCTCCAACCTATTTGCAAGCTATAACAATGTCCTTCAGTTTGTACAGGCTATGGAAGTGTACAGGCTCCTGGGTATTCAGAGAGTGGTTATCTACAACACCAGCTGTGGTCCAGACCTTGAGAAGGTGCTGCATTACTACAGTGAGGAGGGCATGCTGGAAATTGTACAATGGCCAATAGACCAATTCCTCAACCACTCCAAAGGCTGGAACTTCAAAAAGCACGGGGGGGACATGCAATACTATGGTCAACTGACTACTCTTAATGAGTGCATCTACAGAAACATGTACAGGTCCCGGTATGTGCTGCTAAATGACATTGATGAGATCATTATGCCTTACCAACACGCAAACTTGCATCTGCTCCTGGAAGACCTCCAACACCAACAACCAAATGTGGCTGTTTTTCTCATTGAGAACCACATTTTCCCGAAAAGCCAGTTTGATGAGAGCGGTCGGTTCAACCGCACAGAGTGGAAGAAGGTGCCAGGGATCAACATCCTGGAACATGTCTACAGAGAGCCAGACAGGAAGCACGTTTTTAATCCTACCAAGATACTTGCCAATCCCAGGCAGGTAGTGCAGACGTCTGTGCACTCAGTCCTAAAGAATTATGGAGGTACTTATAGGGTACCGCCAGATGTGTGCAGAATTGTGCATGTCAGAGGGCCCCTACAAGGAAGCCTCACCAAGGAACAACTGTTTGTAGACAAAAAGCTTTGGGAATTTGAAAAGGCCCTCCTGCCAAATGTTGATAATGTATTGAAGAAATCTGGGATCTTCAATAGAAGTGTCTacagggttttatttttattttctgtaaatgtgaAGTTTTAA
- the LOC133141306 gene encoding beta-1,4-galactosyltransferase galt-1-like isoform X2, with protein sequence MEKKMLLKWQLCITVIFVLTNAMWMNRKNFSLSLYVHDDTIIHNDDSPIHSSQTTITPIKNAKQTTVTPVKNSKQKTITPVKNSKHLMVSAFKDHRVKGATRIISILNRDHLQPLFCIFCCGNNYSTQAEIDMHSDNLGFSYGTTDVLCKNKPNCDATHVTLSLLPDKVDSNIDFLPIQNQKWQEEAFPYEFTVCISNLFASYNNVLQFVQAMEVYRLLGIQRVVIYNTSCGPDLEKVLHYYSEEGMLEIVQWPIDQFLNHSKGWNFKKHGGDMQYYGQLTTLNECIYRNMYRSRYVLLNDIDEIIMPYQHANLHLLLEDLQHQQPNVAVFLIENHIFPKSQFDESGRFNRTEWKKVPGINILEHVYREPDRKHVFNPTKILANPRQVVQTSVHSVLKNYGGTYRVPPDVCRIVHVRGPLQGSLTKEQLFVDKKLWEFEKALLPNVDNVLKKSGIFNRSVYRVLFLFSVNVKF encoded by the coding sequence atggagaaaaaaatgttattgaaaTGGCAATTATGCATTACAGTCATCTTTGTATTAACGAATGCCATGTGGATGAATCGTAAGAATTTCAGCTTAAGCCTTTATGTACATGATGACACAATTATCCATAATGATGACAGTCCAATACACTCAAGCCAGACAACTATAACCCCAATTAAGAACGCAAAACAGACAACTGTAACCCCAGTTAAGAACTCAAAACAGAAAACTATAACCCCAGTTAAGAACTCAAAACATTTAATGGTTTCTGCCTTCAAAGACCACAGGGTAAAGGGAGCAACTCGGATCATTAGCATCTTAAACAGAGACCACCTGCAGCCactgttttgtattttctgttgtGGAAACAATTATTCCACTCAAGCAGAAATAGATATGCACAGTGACAATTTAGGATTTTCATATGGGACTACTGATGTGCTGtgtaaaaataaaccaaactgCGATGCCACACatgtcacactctctctcctgccagACAAGGTGGACAGCAACATAGACTTCCTACCAATACAGAACCAGAAATGGCAAGAGGAAGCCTTCCCATATGAATTTACAGTTTGCATCTCCAACCTATTTGCAAGCTATAACAATGTCCTTCAGTTTGTACAGGCTATGGAAGTGTACAGGCTCCTGGGTATTCAGAGAGTGGTTATCTACAACACCAGCTGTGGTCCAGACCTTGAGAAGGTGCTGCATTACTACAGTGAGGAGGGCATGCTGGAAATTGTACAATGGCCAATAGACCAATTCCTCAACCACTCCAAAGGCTGGAACTTCAAAAAGCACGGGGGGGACATGCAATACTATGGTCAACTGACTACTCTTAATGAGTGCATCTACAGAAACATGTACAGGTCCCGGTATGTGCTGCTAAATGACATTGATGAGATCATTATGCCTTACCAACACGCAAACTTGCATCTGCTCCTGGAAGACCTCCAACACCAACAACCAAATGTGGCTGTTTTTCTCATTGAGAACCACATTTTCCCGAAAAGCCAGTTTGATGAGAGCGGTCGGTTCAACCGCACAGAGTGGAAGAAGGTGCCAGGGATCAACATCCTGGAACATGTCTACAGAGAGCCAGACAGGAAGCACGTTTTTAATCCTACCAAGATACTTGCCAATCCCAGGCAGGTAGTGCAGACGTCTGTGCACTCAGTCCTAAAGAATTATGGAGGTACTTATAGGGTACCGCCAGATGTGTGCAGAATTGTGCATGTCAGAGGGCCCCTACAAGGAAGCCTCACCAAGGAACAACTGTTTGTAGACAAAAAGCTTTGGGAATTTGAAAAGGCCCTCCTGCCAAATGTTGATAATGTATTGAAGAAATCTGGGATCTTCAATAGAAGTGTCTacagggttttatttttattttctgtaaatgtgaAGTTTTAA